In Aspergillus nidulans FGSC A4 chromosome II, a single window of DNA contains:
- a CDS encoding uncharacterized protein (transcript_id=CADANIAT00003875), producing MRFLTFTVLLAISSLVASAVSTDKHDSEGHSKGYRHIQDASTGRINHTVSPASNPHIEPRENHDIKCDLGSSGNRIGSQKNLKKAMKWLRKKRTKEVVPSLDAHKCETAVCAYGTRITWCNDNSNEKMLPSWINVAEGAQVILDLCKKKNNGVQGELNHNDHWRVIVTGGHECYLQAGPEQPV from the exons ATGCGATTTCTTACATTCACTGTTTTGTTGGCTATTTCTTCGCTAGTAGCATCTGCG GTCTCCACTGACAAACATGATAGCGAAGGCCACAGCAAGGGCTACAGGCACATTCAGGATGCTAGCACAGGACGGATTAATCACACCGTCAGCCCCGCCTCCAACCCTCACATCGAACCTCGAGAAAATCACGACATCAAGTGTGACCTCGGCAGCTCTGGCAACAGGATCGGCAGTCAAAAGAACCTCAAGAAAGCCATGAAGTGGCTCCGGAAGAAGCGAACCAAGGAAGTTGTCCCAAGTCTCGATGCACACAAGTGTGAGACAGCTGTCTGCGCGTATGGGACAAGGATTACCTGGTGTAACGAT AACTCGAATGAAAAAATGCTGCCCTCATGGATCAATGTCGCTGAGGGAGCACAGGTGATTTTGGACCTgtgcaagaagaagaataaCGGGGTCCAAGGCGAGCTAAACCACAACGATCACTGGAGGGTTATTGTTACAGGTGGTCACGAGTGTTATCTGCAAGCCGGGCCTGAGCAGCCTGTCTAG
- a CDS encoding uncharacterized protein (transcript_id=CADANIAT00003876), which translates to MCGFVEAIRPLANAPVNLARHAQPRSDLEGQSLHCQPLLAQSIIYMDIAIDQPTNCQLESARVLITLDDPAETRTRREGGKPLQMTDYYGPKQLSREVTKVTVARSVHLVPQVNVMGSGGGGIGVEKERSASYLTRWSFTSGLLTREHLSQCYRTLKWE; encoded by the exons ATGTGCGGCTTCGTGGAAGCGATCCGTCCGCTTGCAAACGCCCCGGTAAATTTGGCACGACATGCTCAGCCTCGCAGTGACCTAGAGGGACAATCTCTCCACTGCCAGCCTCTGCTCGCGCAAT CAATCATTTACATGGACATTGCAATCGACCAGCCAACGAACTGTCAGCTGGAGAGCGCGAGGGTGCTAATTACATTGGATGATCCCGCCGAGACGAGAACCAGACGAGAGGGAGGAAAACCGCTTCAGATGACGGACTACTACGGACCAAAACAGCTCAGCAGAGAAGTGACTAAAGTCACCGTCGCTCGCAGTGTACATTTAGTGCCACAGGTCAACGTAATGGGCAGTGGCGGAGGCGGCATCGGCGTAGAAAAGGAGCGATCAGCCAGTTACCTAACCCGATGGTCATTTACTAGTGGCCTCCTAACACGCGAGCACTTGAGTCAATGTTACCGCACTCTGAAGTGGGAGTGA
- a CDS encoding uncharacterized protein (transcript_id=CADANIAT00003877) — protein sequence MSGQLWFRLTAIAVLTSYAVAKPIGHWNVQENASPNTKCLLEQGTELFETVDNSYIKRNPAASDFCSAGIGTEYQLGNVNSKAYVPGGSSTAANGQQIALASYIHPLADPAAWNRIIGYPSNIVSVLIANVLNGPDTTVNEAWADVINRASASGKRIIGYVRTGYLGQSQQRFETRLGSTEIADWVAQIEADVDLWYALYPGKIGGIFFDEALNICGSNNEYADLYRFLSDNTKRKYSNAFTVLNPGATIPQCFENSADTLMTFEQSFDVYINSYVPNPGWTPTDPRKLWHIIYGVPQAEAARVANLAHERGAGFIHITDDTLPNPYDTLPNEAYMSALMNAVQGGTLAIASPSPFDNNARAAFPLNALTVTDSDYSSVKLRWNISSRRRPYAYAVFCDGREVARLPGTMDHVTIGNISPGSRSSFTVRVIGENGIMTGNSPSVSAQTDSLPGDQAVTNIRATTLAGSTTISADFLVPHALMHVYLTDPDTNCIMPAWPINFNIDDFVCAHYMVENQVLYRYSGPEPAEGEVNYPWAWTAIGAAPATRNGYTWTWTLPVSTDMTDSSYFVVQSEGLGAADDWDHTQENTYDFVRWYTLK from the exons ATGTCCGGACAACTGTGGTTTCGCCTAACAGCTATTGCTGTATTAACCAGCTACGCCGTTGCAAAGCCAATTGGACATTGGAATGTCCAAGAAAATGCCAGCCCGAACACCAAGTGTCTACTAGAACAGGGCACAGAACTTTTTGAGACGGTCGATAATTCTTATATCAAACGCAACCCTGCCGCCAGTGACTTCTGCTCGGCTGGAATTGGAACGGAATACCAGTTGGGGAATGTTAACTCTAAGGCTTATGTGCCTGGAGGAAGCTCAACTGCAGCAAACGGCC AGCAGATTGCCCTAGCGTCATACATACACCCCCTAGCAGACCCCGCCGCCTGGAACCGCATAATTGGCTATCCCTCAAACATTGTCAGTGTTCTTATCGCTAACGTCCTTAATGGCCCCGACACAACGGTGAATGAAGCCTGGGCAGATGTCATCAACAGAGCCTCTGCTTCCGGAAAACGAATTATTGGATATGTCAGAACAGGATATCTAGGTCAAAGTCAGCAAAGATTCGAGACCCGCCTTGGTTCGACCGAAATTGCCGATTGGGTCGCGCAGATCGAAGCAGATGTTGATCTGTGGTACGCATTGTACCCTGGGAAGATCGGTGGTATCTTCTTTGACGAGGCATTGAACATTTGCGGGTCTAATAACGAATATGCGGATCTGTATCGGTTTCTCAGTGATAATACGAAGCGGAAATATTCAAATGCTTTCACGGTGCTGAATCCGGGGGCGACAATACCGCAGTGTTTTGAGAATAG TGCTGATACGCTCATGACCTTTGAACAAAGCTTCGACGTATACATAAACAGCTATGTCCCAAACCCGGGCTGGACGCCCACAGACCCACGGAAGCTGTGGCATATTATCTACGGCGTCCcgcaagcagaagcagccaGGGTCGCCAACTTAGCTCACGAGCGTGGGGCAGGTTTTATTCATATAACCGACGACACCCTTCCAAACCCCTACGACACCCTGCCCAACGAAGCCTACATGTCAGCTCTCATGAACGCTGTCCAGGGTGGTACGCTGGCAATTGCTAGTCCGTCCCCGTTTGACAACAACGCCCGCGCTGCATTCCCGCTTAATGCACTTACAGTTACGGATTCTGACTATTCATCTGTGAAACTAAGGTGGAATATATCTAGTCGACGTCGACCCTATGCATACGCGGTCTTCTGTGATGGAAGGGAAGTGGCCCGTCTCCCTGGTACAATGGACCACGTCACAATTGGCAACATTAGTCCCGGATCTCGCTCCTCGTTCACCGTGCGCGTAATTGGAGAAAACGGCATCATGACAGGAAATTCGCCCTCTGTCTCAGCCCAAACAGACAGTCTACCGGGTGACCAAGCGGTGACAAACATTAGAGCCACTACCCTAGCCGGCTCGACAACGATCTCCGCAGATTTTCTTGTTCCTCACGCTTTAATGCACGTCTACCTAACTGACCCAGACACGAATTGCATTATGCCCGCGTGGCCCATCAACTTTAACATAGACGACTTCGTCTGCGCGCACTACATGGTTGAGAACCAAGTCCTATACAGATACAGCGGTCCTGAGCCCGCAGAAGGTGAAGTGAATTACCCTTGGGCGTGGACTGCTATTGGTGCGGCGCCGGCCACGCGCAATGGATATACGTGGACCTGGACACTTCCCGTGAGCACAGATATGACGGACTCGAGCTACTTCGTTGTACAGTCAGAGGG ACTCGGTGCTGCCGATGATTGGGACCATACGCAAGAAAACACCTACGACTTTGTCCGCTGGTACACTCTCAAATAG
- a CDS encoding uncharacterized protein (transcript_id=CADANIAT00003878) codes for MARFCCLESEDAVPSGPFKLANGFRSHTEYRLSGR; via the exons ATGGCTAGATTCTGTTGTCTAGAAAGTGAAGATGCGGTCCCCAGTGGACCGTTTAAGCTTGCCAATGGATTTAGGTCTCA TACAGAATACCGGCTTTCTGGGCGGTAA
- a CDS encoding protein bxlD (transcript_id=CADANIAT00003879) has protein sequence MPPLCNPILPGFNADPSIVRVGSDYYVATSTFEWYPGVQIHHSTDLANWDLVVRPLTRASQLDMRGAPDSCGIWAPCLTHDGDKFWLVYTYVTRKDGSFKDAHNYIVTAPAIEGPWSDPVHVNSSGFDPSLFHDDDGKKWFVNMLWDHRRRPRAFAGIALQEFDPVSGKLVGPMKNIFRGTELDLVEGPHLYKRNGWYYLLTAEGGTAYEHACTLARSRSIWGPYETHPQTHILSSKDAPFAALQRAGHGDLVDTPDGRTYLVHLTGRPVGQSRRCVLGRETAIQEAYWDNNDWLWVKNGPVPSLYVDVPGTRVEKQYWVERRYTFGDGTLHKDFQWLRTPEPQRIFSIENGALSLIGRESIGSWFEQALVARRQTHFSYDAETVLADYTPINERQFAGLVAYYCRYNFFYLAVTADEYGQREINIFRSEASYPEGKLDTPAPDPVRLPNEGRVRLALSIRGGLTLQFFYALEDSDLQPFGPVFDASILSDECGGHQAHGSFTGAFVGMACSDVNGTALPAKFESFVYKPIKDVADRYEV, from the coding sequence ATGCCACCCCTCTGCAACCCGATTCTCCCCGGATTCAACGCGGACCCCTCGATCGTCCGCGTCGGATCAGATTATTATGTCGCAACCTCGACATTTGAATGGTACCCTGGCGTCCAGATCCACCACTCCACAGACCTCGCAAACTGGGATCTCGTTGTGCGCCCCCTCACCAGAGCATCCCAGCTAGACATGCGCGGGGCTCCTGACAGCTGCGGCATCTGGGCGCCGTGTCTCACCCACGATGGGGACAAGTTCTGGCTCGTGTACACGTACGTGACACGCAAGGACGGCTCGTTCAAAGATGCGCATAACTACATTGTTACAGCGCCCGCAATAGAAGGGCCCTGGTCAGATCCTGTGCACGTGAATTCGTCGGGGTTCGACCCAAGTTTATTCCATGACGACGATGGGAAGAAGTGGTTTGTAAATATGCTCTGGGATCATCGGCGGCGACCGCGCGCGTTTGCTGGAATTGCACTGCAGGAGTTTGATCCCGTCTCTGGGAAGTTGGTCGGTCCTATGAAAAATATCTTTCGTGGAACGGAACTGGACCTCGTCGAGGGCCCGCATCTGTATAAGCGCAACGGATGGTATTATCTCCTCACGGCAGAGGGTGGGACCGCGTACGAGCATGCTTGCACGCTTGCGCGGTCGAGGAGTATCTGGGGCCCGTATGAAACGCATCCTCAGACGCACATTCTGAGCTCCAAAGATGCGCCGTTTGCAGCGCTGCAGCGTGCCGGGCACGGCGACCTTGTTGATACGCCCGATGGGAGAACTTACCTTGTCCATTTGACGGGCCGGCCCGTTGGACAGAGCAGGAGGTGTGTGCTTGGTCGCGAGACGGCTATCCAGGAAGCGTACTGGGATAACAATGACTGGCTGTGGGTTAAAAATGGGCCTGTACCTTCGCTGTACGTCGATGTGCCGGGGACCCGCGTTGAGAAGCAGTACTGGGTCGAACGGCGATATACGTTCGGAGATGGCACGTTACATAAAGACTTCCAGTGGCTGCGCACCCCCGAGCCACAGCGTATATTTTCGATCGAGAACGGTGCTCTGTCGCTTATAGGCCGGGAGTCAATTGGGTCGTGGTTTGAGCAGGCGCTCGTTGCCCGACGCCAGACTCATTTCTCGTACGATGCAGAGACAGTCCTGGCAGATTACACACCTATCAATGAGCGCCAGTTTGCGGGCCTTGTTGCGTACTACTGCCGGTACAACTTTTTCTACCTCGCCGTGACAGCAGACGAATACGGACAGCGGGAAATTAATATATTTCGATCTGAAGCCTCGTATCCGGAAGGAAAACTCGATACTCCAGCCCCGGACCCGGTTCGACTTCCAAATGAGGGGAGGGTCAGGCTGGCACTGAGCATCCGAGGCGGACTGACTTTGCAGTTCTTTTATGCCCTTGAAGACTCGGACTTACAGCCTTTTGGACCAGTCTTTGATGCGTCGATACTATCGGATGAATGCGGAGGGCATCAAGCGCATGGGAGTTTCACTGGTGCATTTGTGGGCATGGCTTGCTCAGATGTGAATGGCACGGCATTGCCGGCGAAGTTTGAGTCTTTTGTTTATAAGCCTATCAAGGATGTTGCTGATCGATATGAGGTTTGA